From the genome of Asterias amurensis chromosome 17, ASM3211899v1, one region includes:
- the LOC139949835 gene encoding uncharacterized protein: protein MPRAFLVKKTRTNQHERLKRDYDTDAVEDVDLKKPLKVDIYPSRYNAHDSYDPNTFKQHRITFPNYLKTEEQTVLNPVAQTQSTRCVEERGLDPTPEPIDLSRLKYSKQSPLRISSTSAFEHVRPSYVQADDTQSSATTKLYSSDYLDGESWEGKSGTYRDEPLDLQVRRQGVTTPDSESTHSNETVTPVEIVLPRPWNPTLFPRGLGGPTPASALRSLTVGDSPTRSPSLQGVDFNRYSTDWGSGLDGYRSFCKQERVMVLTSDSPVREGGFEVSSRYNIEDPYTYHTNTTLNVNHPPSQDVRHHKSLSPSQTQAGFLSQHGNFLRSSEHPKERVLSKRSARQPILGLEYIQNNPDCQDRHELSNDEAVTEENDPFLSHDESKLDDVVQSPPSYQQTSDINTEETSDQLDLKPTQHKKYICDVCGKGFSRSNTLVTHKRIHTGDKPFKCELCGRAFRQPGNLTRHRLTHTTVKPYVCQQCGKAFNRASNLHTHMRTHTNYKPFICQYCGKGFHQKIDMKIHSYTHTGEKPHKCKKCGRGFKQLTHLTYHMRTHSEVKMYTCAYCGKGFNQKGNLQAHIYGHTGERPYHCEVCNKGFTLASTLNTHRRTHADKKPFACQYCGKDFYQKNALKSHMIASHPYTGESLL, encoded by the exons ATGCCGAGGGCTTTCCTTGTCAAGAAGACCAGGACAAACCAACACGAGCGGCTGAAAAGAGACTACGATACAG ATGCTGTTGAAGATGTTGACTTAAAGAAACCTCTTAAAGTTGACATCTACCCAAGTCGCTACAACGCGCACGATTCATATGACCCAAACACCTTCAAACAACACCGCATCACTTTTCCCAACTATTTGAAAACCGAAGAACAGACTGTGCTGAACCCAGTCGCCCAAACACAATCCACACGTTGTGTTGAGGAGCGTGGTCTGGATCCTACACCAGAACCGATTGATTTATCACGACTTAAATATTCAAAACAGTCACCCTTACGTATTTCATCCACGTCTGCATTTGAACATGTTCGACCAAGTTATGTTCAAGCAGACGACACTCAAAGCAGCGCCACAACAAAGTTATATTCCAGTGATTATTTGGATGGCGAATCATGGGAAGGCAAGTCAGGTACCTACAGAGATGAACCGCTTGATCTCCAAGTGAGACGTCAGGGTGTCACTACACCTGATAGTGAGTCTACACATTCAAATGAAACTGTAACTCcagttgaaattgttttaccgCGCCCGTGGAATCCAactctattcccacgagggctGGGTGGCCCAACCCCAGCTTCAGCTCTACGCTCACTCACAGTTGGCGATTCACCAACCCGATCACCTTCACTTCAAGGCGTGGACTTTAACCGTTACTCTACTGACTGGGGTAGCGGGCTTGATGGCTACAGGTCATTCTGTAAACAAGAGCGCGTGATGGTATTGACCTCCGATAGCCCAGTTAGAGAAGGTGGTTTTGAGGTTTCAAGTCGATACAACATTGAAGATCCATACACATACCACACCAATACCACCTTAAACGTCAACCACCCACCAAGCCAAGATGTAAGACATCACAAGAGCTTAAGTCCATCTCAAACTCAAGCCGGCTTCTTATCACAGCACGGGAACTTCTTGAGAAGTTCAGAGCATCCGAAAGAGCGTGTGCTATCAAAGAGGTCGGCTAGGCAACCTATACTTGGCTTGGAGTACATCCAGAACAACCCAGATTGCCAGGATAGACATGAACTATCAAACGATGAGGCAGTCACGGAGGAAAACGATCCTTTCTTATCGCATGATGAGAGCAAGCTTGATGACGTAGTGCAAAGCCCCCCAAGCTACCAACAAACTTCTGATATCAACACCGAAGAAACGTCGGACCAACTCGACCTGAAGCCCACACAGCACAAGAAGTACATATGTGACGTCTGCGGGAAGGGTTTCAGCCGAAGTAACACATTGGTAACACACAAG CGCATCCACACTGGTGACAAGCCGTTCAAATGCGAGCTGTGCGGCCGGGCCTTCAGGCAACCCGGAAACCTTACACGGCACCGGCTCACGCACACTACGGTCAAGCCATATGTATGCCAACAGTGCGGCAAG GCCTTTAATCGTGCATCCAACCTCCACACCCACATGCGAACTCACACCAACTACAAGCCGTTCATCTGCCAATATTGCGGCAAGGGATTCCACCAGAAAATCGACATGAAGATACACTCGTACACACACACTG GTGAAAAGCCGCATAAGTGCAAGAAGTGTGGGCGTGGTTTCAAGCAGTTAACCCACCTGACATATCACATGAGAACCCATTCTGAGGTTAAGATGTACACATGCGCATACTGTGGGAAAGGCTTCAACCAGAAAGGAAACCTACAAGCTCATATTTACGGGCATACAG GTGAGCGACCATACCACTGCGAAGTATGCAATAAGGGGTTTACCCTAGCCAGTACACTCAACACTCATAGACGCACCCATGCAGACAAGAAACCATTCGCCTGCCAATATTGCGGCAAAGATTTCTACCAGAAAAACGCCCTCAAAAGTCACATGATTGCCTCACATCCATACACAGGAGAGAGTCTCCTCTAA